From a single Nitrospira sp. genomic region:
- a CDS encoding 4Fe-4S ferredoxin, translating into MAAAPKYNRRNFLKDSALSFVKTAQEFVKHRDAPSEQKPTAKTRHDWLRPPGAVEEALFLERCTRCDDCAKACPHDSITFDRHDGSPVIFADEQPCRLCDDFPCIEACATEALLPVDRVADVRMGLAMVSHRLCTAGQGCHACVSQCPTQALSTSFDSMQLKVAETRCVGCGICEQVCRTVNDKIAIRVTPARLRTPAPDF; encoded by the coding sequence ATGGCGGCAGCCCCCAAATATAATCGGCGAAATTTCCTCAAGGACTCCGCGCTGTCGTTCGTGAAGACAGCGCAGGAGTTCGTCAAGCATCGCGACGCTCCCTCCGAACAGAAACCCACTGCAAAAACCCGGCACGACTGGCTGCGGCCGCCCGGCGCGGTCGAGGAAGCATTGTTTCTGGAGCGCTGTACTCGCTGTGACGACTGCGCCAAGGCCTGCCCGCACGACAGTATCACGTTCGATCGCCACGACGGCTCGCCCGTGATCTTTGCCGATGAGCAGCCCTGCCGGTTGTGCGACGACTTCCCCTGCATCGAGGCCTGCGCGACGGAAGCCCTGCTGCCCGTGGACCGTGTGGCTGATGTGCGGATGGGGCTGGCGATGGTGTCGCACCGGCTCTGTACGGCCGGGCAGGGGTGCCATGCCTGCGTGTCGCAATGTCCAACCCAAGCTCTGTCCACGAGCTTCGACTCCATGCAGCTCAAGGTGGCTGAAACCCGCTGCGTGGGGTGTGGAATCTGCGAGCAGGTCTGCAGGACGGTCAACGACAAGATCGCCATTCGGGTGACACCGGCCCGGTTGCGTACGCCCGCACCTGATTTTTAG
- a CDS encoding molecular chaperone TorD family protein, protein MSTKESERGMSDPVVTAPLPRALKDSPAVERALGRSKLYLLISWSLLYPEDDEFLDYLQSGEFVEDGEAALEGLSAALAGQGGEKAKQKLAALRKHLESVEKWVAAECTHWKLTDLQAEHRRVFSNVITLDCPPYETLFGNDHVFGQAHTMGDIAGFYKAFGLELSRDIHERLDHLSVELEFMHFLAYKESYARCHDGAEKTQIVVDAQKKFVKDHIGRWVPLFARMLVKKADGGFFRHLAEFIADYIEFDAAYQSVTPQPYSETDYRPATFQAPEGQTYECGAQDQGNELSILLNEVGAQSFMDQKEKGDKDEDGPTGTA, encoded by the coding sequence ATGAGTACAAAAGAGAGCGAACGCGGAATGTCTGACCCTGTTGTCACGGCACCCCTCCCGAGGGCCCTTAAAGATTCCCCGGCTGTTGAACGCGCTCTGGGCCGCAGCAAACTCTATCTCCTCATTTCCTGGAGCCTCCTCTATCCTGAAGACGATGAATTTCTGGACTATTTGCAGAGCGGCGAGTTTGTAGAAGACGGTGAGGCGGCGCTCGAGGGGCTGAGCGCCGCGCTGGCCGGGCAGGGCGGCGAAAAGGCCAAGCAGAAGCTGGCGGCGCTGCGCAAGCATCTGGAGTCCGTCGAAAAGTGGGTGGCGGCGGAATGTACGCACTGGAAGCTCACCGATCTGCAAGCCGAACACCGCCGGGTTTTTAGCAACGTCATCACCCTCGATTGCCCCCCCTACGAAACACTCTTCGGTAACGATCACGTCTTCGGTCAGGCCCATACCATGGGCGACATTGCCGGTTTCTACAAGGCCTTTGGCTTGGAACTCTCGCGCGACATTCACGAGCGGCTGGATCACCTGAGCGTCGAGCTCGAGTTCATGCACTTTCTCGCCTACAAGGAATCCTACGCCCGCTGCCACGACGGCGCGGAGAAGACGCAGATCGTCGTGGACGCGCAGAAGAAGTTTGTGAAGGATCACATCGGTCGGTGGGTGCCGCTTTTCGCGCGCATGCTGGTGAAGAAGGCCGATGGGGGCTTCTTCCGGCATCTCGCGGAGTTTATAGCCGACTACATCGAATTCGATGCCGCCTATCAGAGCGTGACCCCACAGCCCTATTCAGAAACGGACTACCGGCCGGCCACCTTCCAGGCACCGGAAGGCCAGACCTACGAATGCGGGGCGCAGGACCAGGGTAACGAGCTCAGCATCCTGCTCAACGAAGTGGGGGCCCAGTCGTTCATGGACCAGAAAGAGAAGGGGGATAAGGACGAGGATGGGCCGACGGGAACGGCCTGA
- a CDS encoding nitrite oxidoreductase, gamma subunit produces the protein MRRDFFMGVVQTRNKSLVFGILLSALVVGIMLTIGQVPLAVSQPVTIPAKAIKGPIPMDGANPIWESVPGVVIPLSGQTITTPMHPNISVKSVFVKAVSNGKEVGFRLDWSDQTLNNTTIGPQDFRDQAAIQFPVNTSGAPPFQCMGQSGGTVNIWRWNAEWQKDIGKDSAGLWDVDDQYPSIAWDYYFEEPAGGVTYPDRIGRSLGPFNTAMWSGNIMADPTMRRSSVEDLNANGFSTLTTQSHQDVIGNGLWEPYGSVKGGCCVGPTWRIVVKRELTTNDTNDVQFKAGSSVPIAFAVWDGSNVERNGMKGISTWFTLKLP, from the coding sequence ATGAGGAGGGACTTTTTTATGGGAGTGGTGCAGACACGCAATAAAAGCTTGGTGTTTGGCATTCTTCTCTCTGCTCTTGTCGTTGGCATTATGCTGACGATCGGGCAGGTTCCCCTGGCGGTCAGCCAGCCGGTGACCATTCCGGCAAAGGCGATCAAGGGGCCAATCCCGATGGACGGTGCAAACCCCATCTGGGAAAGTGTGCCGGGCGTGGTCATTCCGCTCAGCGGGCAGACGATCACGACGCCGATGCACCCGAACATCTCCGTAAAATCGGTGTTCGTGAAGGCAGTCAGCAACGGGAAGGAAGTCGGTTTCCGTCTCGACTGGTCTGACCAGACCCTGAACAACACCACCATCGGTCCGCAGGACTTCCGCGATCAGGCGGCGATCCAGTTCCCGGTCAATACGTCAGGCGCGCCGCCGTTCCAGTGCATGGGCCAGTCGGGCGGCACTGTCAATATCTGGCGGTGGAATGCCGAGTGGCAGAAGGACATTGGGAAGGACAGTGCGGGTCTGTGGGACGTGGACGATCAGTATCCGTCCATCGCTTGGGACTACTATTTTGAAGAGCCGGCGGGCGGCGTGACCTACCCCGACCGGATCGGCCGAAGCCTCGGGCCCTTCAACACGGCCATGTGGTCCGGAAACATCATGGCGGACCCGACAATGCGTCGGAGCTCCGTGGAAGACCTGAATGCAAACGGGTTCAGCACACTGACCACCCAGTCGCATCAGGACGTCATCGGCAACGGCCTGTGGGAGCCCTATGGTTCAGTTAAGGGCGGCTGCTGCGTCGGTCCGACCTGGCGTATCGTGGTCAAGCGCGAGCTGACCACCAACGATACAAACGACGTGCAGTTCAAGGCGGGGTCCTCTGTTCCCATCGCGTTTGCGGTGTGGGATGGCAGCAACGTCGAGCGGAACGGGATGAAGGGCATTTCTACCTGGTTCACGCTGAAACTGCCGTGA
- a CDS encoding radical SAM protein, with translation MNVSLIFPPSWHPSQPYLSLPSLTGFLNQGGVKNVKQRDLNIEVLDTILTDSYGREIHAKLQDKVRQLERSRHGETGPSSQEHYARAVESLERFTYLFDRVEVAKEILRGEEFYDIERYRDALFLIDKWLEMVSTLYFPTRLTVVDNQVSGYSIYSTKDLMKVIRDEEQNPYLSLFRERFLSSIVDSSPDLIGVSITATSQIIPGLTLCRLIKEARPDIHLTIGGSIFTRLVDNLRRCHSLFDLTDDFIVFEGETALLELVNQLAGKKDYSKVPNLIYRQNGKIIVNQPFYSENINELPAPNYDGFPLDKYLAPETVLPVQFSRGCYYKDCSFCALTLDHQNFRQKDPDRTVDELQMLSEKYNTPFFFFTDECLALSPTKRLCQKIQDRKLDLQWTAEMRFEKNLSRELLTQMRDAGCLKIVFGLETFNQRVMDFMKKGITQASVRRITEDCLDLGIAIHAYIIVGFPTETEEEAMETVNFIVGNQRLHSSYGFSCQPCLFDLEKEAPIMNDPGGHGIQRIMRPSAEDLSLGFFYEVSSGMTPEQAERVYQHVYGKISEVVCELPFNYSMADGLLYIAHPKRSSALPAPAGS, from the coding sequence GTGAATGTCTCGCTGATCTTTCCACCCAGCTGGCATCCCTCGCAGCCCTATCTCAGTCTGCCGTCACTGACCGGCTTTCTGAACCAGGGCGGCGTCAAGAACGTCAAACAGCGGGACCTGAATATCGAAGTTCTCGATACAATCCTGACCGATTCCTACGGCCGCGAAATTCACGCCAAATTGCAGGATAAGGTGCGGCAGCTCGAGCGGAGCCGCCATGGCGAGACCGGGCCGTCCAGCCAGGAGCACTATGCCCGGGCCGTCGAGTCGTTGGAACGGTTTACCTATCTGTTCGACCGGGTGGAAGTGGCTAAGGAGATCCTGCGCGGGGAGGAGTTCTACGATATTGAGCGCTACCGGGATGCGCTGTTCCTGATCGATAAGTGGCTAGAGATGGTCTCCACGCTCTATTTTCCAACCCGCCTCACGGTGGTGGACAATCAGGTCAGCGGCTATTCCATCTACTCTACCAAAGATTTGATGAAAGTCATCCGCGACGAGGAACAAAACCCCTATTTGTCTCTGTTCCGCGAGCGGTTTCTGTCGTCCATCGTGGACAGCTCGCCGGATTTGATTGGCGTTTCCATCACAGCCACGTCCCAAATCATTCCGGGCCTGACGCTCTGCCGTCTCATCAAGGAGGCGCGGCCGGACATCCATCTGACGATCGGCGGGAGCATCTTCACGCGGCTGGTGGACAATCTGCGTCGCTGCCACAGTCTCTTTGATCTGACCGATGATTTCATCGTGTTTGAAGGCGAAACGGCCTTGCTCGAGCTAGTCAATCAATTGGCTGGCAAGAAAGACTACAGCAAAGTGCCGAACCTGATCTATCGGCAGAACGGGAAGATCATCGTCAATCAGCCCTTCTATTCGGAAAACATCAACGAGCTGCCGGCGCCTAACTACGACGGTTTTCCGCTCGACAAATATCTGGCGCCCGAAACGGTCCTTCCTGTGCAGTTCTCGCGCGGGTGCTATTACAAGGACTGCTCCTTCTGTGCCCTGACCCTCGACCATCAGAACTTCCGCCAGAAGGACCCGGACCGGACGGTGGACGAGCTGCAGATGCTCTCGGAAAAATACAACACGCCATTCTTCTTTTTCACCGACGAGTGTCTGGCCCTCTCGCCCACTAAGCGGCTGTGCCAGAAGATCCAGGACCGGAAGCTCGATCTGCAGTGGACCGCCGAGATGCGGTTCGAGAAAAACCTCTCCCGCGAGCTGCTCACGCAGATGCGCGACGCCGGTTGCCTGAAAATCGTTTTCGGGCTGGAGACGTTCAATCAGCGAGTCATGGATTTTATGAAAAAGGGGATCACGCAGGCCAGCGTTCGCCGCATCACGGAGGACTGCCTCGATCTAGGCATCGCGATCCACGCCTACATTATTGTCGGCTTCCCCACGGAGACCGAGGAGGAGGCGATGGAGACAGTGAACTTCATCGTCGGGAACCAGCGGCTGCACTCGTCCTACGGGTTTTCCTGCCAGCCCTGCCTCTTCGATCTGGAGAAGGAAGCGCCGATCATGAATGATCCGGGCGGACACGGCATCCAGCGCATCATGCGGCCCTCGGCGGAGGATTTAAGCCTCGGATTTTTTTACGAAGTGTCCTCTGGCATGACGCCGGAGCAGGCCGAGCGGGTCTACCAGCACGTGTATGGCAAGATCAGCGAGGTTGTCTGCGAGTTGCCGTTCAACTATTCCATGGCCGACGGGTTGCTCTACATTGCCCACCCAAAGCGGAGCAGCGCCCTGCCGGCTCCTGCCGGCTCCTGA